Proteins found in one Sardina pilchardus chromosome 11, fSarPil1.1, whole genome shotgun sequence genomic segment:
- the LOC134095160 gene encoding semaphorin-7A-like: MSVAMGRTTLFVLILLGISLLVMVETFHTARRKLTKDVVSFRRGKLEEPLTTMKLILGTKGDIYAGGGQHLSHLSFHKEGSTTVKKIPIKCDKHSSQHCSITVMQPGGHKHPLFVCTEKNEGALCCYQKVNGSTHDCTDVYGGGEPALLTGDVLYTTQSGVKDKDGIYRKRLPTDNDNMTPPSSRSDERYVKIVERRNKTDGLQDKLYAFYTEKNQDQNPDIYTPRVSQICKADLGGSKDTLQFQWTSQLSSRLSCGDPSRKLFYTELLDVAVLPSEDGGDDRVYGLFKNGWDMRAVCVYAMKDIDSTFSNSKTKPTETLSKRPGECVQDSKRLPPDLLKYMKRSPEMVDWVRPIGGAVPVLVSHRHYSHIQVDHVGGTGVQKGHNILLLSMESGAVHKVLENSTSPFIIAEYHPFEPGTRILSMLLDSSEKKLYVSSSGEVVQIDLSDCSVYENQCADCVLARDPYCGWDSVNKICTSNGTRNVLDGSYETCAEPQSAPQISNAKERATDLQHVSESSKHYLACPIRSHHAKYCWKQNGKEKQSLEDDKQEQLVLLIDCMGSADEGRYECEAREGEYVKTVVAYQLKMTSGAAGLKSSPLAVVLLTLLLTLAC; the protein is encoded by the exons ATGAGTGTAGCCATGGGTAGGACCACGTTGTTCGTGTTAATTCTTCTAGGAATCAGTCTACTGGTAATGGTAGAGACGTTTCACACGGCGAGACGTAAATTGACAAAAGATG TTGTGTCGTTTAGACGAGGGAAGCTGGAGGAACCACTTACCACGATGAAGCTGATTCTGGGAACTAAAGGGGATATTTATGCTGGCGGTGGACAACATTTATCCCATCTCAGCTTTCACAAAGAAGGGAGCACAACG GTGAAGAAAATTCCAATTAAGTGTGACAAG CACTCCAGTCAGCATTGTTCTATCACAGTGATGCAGCCGGGAGGACATAAACACCCCCTGTTTGTGTGCACAGAGAAAAACGAGGGAGCTCTCTGCTGCTACCAG AAAGTCAATGGCTCAACACACGATTGCACAGACGTCTACGGAGGTGGTGAACCAGCACTTCTCACTG GGGATGTTCTCTACACCACACAATCTGGTGTAAAGGATAAAGATGGCATCTACAGAAAGCGTTTACCTACAGACAATGACAATATGACTCCTCCCTCAAGTCGTTCAG ATGAAAGGTATGTGAAGATCGTAGAAAGAAGAAATAAAACGGATGGATTACAAGATAAGCTGTATGCATTCTACACAGAGAAGAATCAGGACCAGAACCCTGACATTTACACCCCACGTGTCTCCCAGATCTGCAAG GCTGATCTCGGAGGTTCCAAGGACACCCTGCAGTTCCAGTGGACGTCCCAGCTGAGCAGCCGGCTGTCCTGTGGGGACCCCAGCAGGAAGCTGTTCTACACCGAGCTGCTGGACGTGGCCGTGCTGCCGTCTGAGGACGGAGGAGACGACCGCGTCTACGGGCTCTTCAAAAACGGCTG ggacatgagagcagtgtgtgtgtatgccatgaAGGACATTGATTCCACCTTCTCCAACTCTAAAACGAAACCCACAGAAACTCTGTCAAAACGTCCTGGAGAG TGTGTCCAGGACAGTAAGAGACTCCCTCCTGACTTGCTCAAGTACATGAAGAGGAGTCCAGAGATGGTGGATTGGGTGAGGCCCATAGGAGGTGCTGTCCCTGTGTTGGTCAGTCACCGCCACTACAGTCACATCCAGGTGGACCATGTTGGAGGGACAGGGGTGCAGAAGGGACACAACATCTTACTGCTATCCATGG AGAGCGGTGCCGTTCACAAAGTCCTGGAGAACTCCACCTCACCTTTCATCATTGCGGAGTATCATCCTTTTGAACCTGGAACACGGATCCTCAGCATGTTACTGGACAGTTCTGAG AAGAAACTCTACGTGAGCTCCAGTGGTGAGGTGGTTCAGATTGACCTGAGCGACTGCAGTGTGTACGAGAACCAGTGCGCTGACTGTGTCTTAGCAAGAGACCCCTACTGTGGCTGGGACAGTGTCAATAAGATATGTACATCTAA TGGAACTCGGAATGTTCTCGACGGAAGTTACGAGACGTGCGCTG AGCCTCAGAGCGCTCCTCAGATATCCAATGCAAAGGAGCGTGCCACTGATCTCCAACATGTCTCTGAGTCCTCTAAACATTACCTGGCCTGCCCCATTCGCTCCCATCATGCTAAGTACTGCTGGAAACAGAACGGGAAGGAGAAGCAGTCGCTCGAGGACGACAAGCAGGAGCAGTTAGTGCTGCTGATAGATTGTATGGGGTCTGCAGACGAGGGCCGGTACGAGTGTGAGGCCCGGGAGGGAGAGTATGTGAAGACAGTGGTCGCCTACCAGCTGAAGATGACCAGTGGGGCAGCAGGACTGAAGAGCTCTCCTCTGGCTGTGGTCTTGCTGACGCTTCTGCTTACTCTGGCCTGTTAG